Genomic window (Ctenopharyngodon idella isolate HZGC_01 chromosome 20, HZGC01, whole genome shotgun sequence):
aaaaaaaaaagaccttagAGGGACATGCTTGAGTATCAGTACATGCAGTCATGTTAGTCTGGAGACACATGTAAAGACCCAAACAGACAAAAGTTAAATAACCCTTAAGTTGATACCATGTGGAACAAAGAATGGGGGGCCCAGGTTAACAACTGGAGTTTGGCATCGTTGAATTAAAACAGCTTGGGCAGAAGCTTGGATTGTTTAGTTAGAGTGCACAACAGTACTGAACCAAAACTGGAACTCTGGTTTAGTGTGAcactatatttaataaaaaaaataaataaaaaaaacccaaactgAGAAGTGTCATGAAAGATCCTACTCCAGTCAGTAAACAATACCATAGACACTATTAAGGTTTCATGCAATTTATTAAAACCACTAAGTTGACTCAACCAGGTTAACTTCTCCACTAGAAACCACAGTTTGCCCACTAGAGATGGTCTTGAGGTGCGTGTCTCTTCCTGTAAGAGAAATGGTAGAAGCATGAGGGACATTTAGAGACAATTCTTACTGTTCCTGAAGTCAATTCAAAGCAAGCACTCACTTTTCCTAGCGCAGCTTTGCTCACAGGATCCAGAAGAGGGATGGCACACCGCTGTACTACAGTGGATGAAGATCTAACAGAGGGGGAAGATGGTTAAGCCATAGAATTCACTATAAAAGTACTAATATTTAGGGTTCAGGCTGCAGAGCATACAGTTTCCTGCAGAGGAGCCAGTGATGCTGGATCCACAAATGTGAACATCTTCACAACAAAGCGCTTGTAGTGGGTTGGGAACTGAAGACCAGATGATCCAGCCACCGGAACCAATGTGGTCAGGTAACGGTCATCCTGGTAAGGGCATCTGAGGCGCAAAGAGGCAGTCAGAAATGCCTTACAGCACACTAGATGGATAAAGACTGGCCTTACTCACCCATCAACCAGAAGGTCCCACTGGGGTAGACTGAGTGGACTGGGGGTTGATGTCGCCCAGCAACGTCCCAGCATCAGGACAATGTTGGGGTCGGTCCTCTCCAAAATGCGCACCTCAACATACACAGGCTCCCGCAGGACTTTTGTGATCGGATAATCAGCATCACTGTAGTAGGACGTGTACGCCTCGTCCCCTGAGGAACAATACTGGTGTTTAACCAGAAACTGCTGCAACCTGGAGTTTCAGAAAGGATTTAGGCATACTTGGAACAGACACTCACCTTCTGCACAGCCTTTGGTGACACATTGACCATTCGCCAGTCTAAGCCCCACCCTGAGGGGTCCAGGAGCAGCTACTGGTGGAGGTGGAGGAACGGTGTTGACCTCCACAACCAGAGCTTCCACAGAAGTAGCAGAGTACCTACACTGGAAGAGAAGCCTGGACAACAGACAGTGAGCTTGTAGCATTTGTCATGGATTAAGAAATATGCTTAAGCACACATCACTTACTCAAAATGACTATCCCTTGTAATGGAACCAAGTGGTCCGATCCCCACTTCATACGAGGAGGTCATCCTGTTTTCATACACCACATATCCACTGTCCTCCTGCAAACAGTAACACTATTGGCATCCAGTCCATCCTAAGCCATGCAGAACAAAACCACAAGCAGCTACTCACCATCATGCTCGTGCCACATGCAGTGACAGGGAACTGGTATATAGCAAAGGAAGGTGTGGATCCCACAGGACTACAAGGTGGATCATTTCCACCCAAGAGACTGACTGAATCCAGGCTCAATCGAGGCAGAGTAACATCTCTAGCCACCACTACCACAAACTGACCATCTCTTATACACTGGACAGTCACTGGAACAAGAAACAAGAGCAGGTTAATGCTGAAGATCAGTTTAACATGAACACCTTTACATTGACTCA
Coding sequences:
- the LOC127501940 gene encoding zona pellucida sperm-binding protein 4-like isoform X2 — its product is MAGSWCFVQFLALCVWFCAFCHAVPQWSNLPQNPQALMFQQTDQRFQQPAQQQASPQFPQLQQASPQFPQLQQASPQFSQQFQPKQPVAQAEPLDKCAVADYELIQCGPPGIGGAECEAINCCFNGQQCYYGKAVTVQCIRDGQFVVVVARDVTLPRLSLDSVSLLGGNDPPCSPVGSTPSFAIYQFPVTACGTSMMEDSGYVVYENRMTSSYEVGIGPLGSITRDSHFELLFQCRYSATSVEALVVEVNTVPPPPPVAAPGPLRVGLRLANGQCVTKGCAEGDEAYTSYYSDADYPITKVLREPVYVEVRILERTDPNIVLMLGRCWATSTPSPLSLPQWDLLVDGCPYQDDRYLTTLVPVAGSSGLQFPTHYKRFVVKMFTFVDPASLAPLQETIFIHCSTAVCHPSSGSCEQSCARKRRDTHLKTISSGQTVVSSGEVNLVEST
- the LOC127501940 gene encoding zona pellucida sperm-binding protein 4-like isoform X3, whose translation is MAGSWCFVQFLALCVWFCAFCHAVPQWSNLPQNPQALMFQQTDQRFQQPAQQQASPQFPQLQQASPQFPQLQQASPQFSQQFQPKQPVAQAEPLDKCAVADYELIQCGPPGIGGAECEAINCCFNGQQCYYGKAVTVQCIRDGQFVVVVARDVTLPRLSLDSVSLLGGNDPPCSPVGSTPSFAIYQFPVTACGTSMMEDSGYVVYENRMTSSYEVGIGPLGSITRDSHFELLFQCRYSATSVEALVVEVNTVPPPPPVAAPGPLRVGLRLANGQCVTKGCAEGDEAYTSYYSDADYPITKVLREPVYVEVRILERTDPNIVLMLGRCWATSTPSPLSLPQWDLLVDGCPYQDDRYLTTLVPVAGSSGLQFPTHYKRFVVKMFTFVDPASLAPLQETIFIHCSTVVCHPPGACEQSCARKRRDADFKTISSGQTVVSSGEVNLVL